A region from the Lytechinus variegatus isolate NC3 chromosome 6, Lvar_3.0, whole genome shotgun sequence genome encodes:
- the LOC121416542 gene encoding transforming growth factor-beta receptor-associated protein 1-like, translating to MFFVLFPLLQKEKYHTHLAVLYLDQVLKMKASPDTVPRLDLDLARSKLRHLLQDSSIYRVQLILGKVKETDMYAECAILYGKLEEHDKALRILVHKLQDYGAAENYCVVNSKDQDQAYRRRLFQLLLTVYLDPMEGKKDSLLAPAMSLLNSPDADFDTVRVLQLLPETWSVGLISRFLSEAIRSSTHGSRMSRVEHTLTRSENLHLRSEIVHNSRCLIPMNEDRTCQVCQRPFSEPTFVRYPNGVITHTQCARNKAVCPVTGRLFSTRKEST from the exons aTGTTCTTTGTCCTGTTTCCCTTATTACAGAAAGAGAAGTACCACACTCATCTAGCCGTGCTGTACTTGGACCAGGTCCTGAAGATGAAGGCTAGTCCAGACACAGTTCCTCGATTAGACCTGGACCTGGCTCGGTCCAAGCTGCGGCATTTACTCCAGGACTCTTCCATCTATCGGGTCCAGCTTATCCTGGGAAAGGTCAAGGAGACGGATATGTACGCTGAATGTGCAATACTCTATGGAAAG CTCGAGGAGCACGACAAAGCTCTTCGGATCCTGGTCCACAAACTCCAGGACTACGGAGCGGCAGAGAACTACTGCGTGGTTAATTCCAAGGACCAGGACCAGGCCTACAGGAGAAGACTGTTCCAGCTCCTACTCACTGTGTACCTGGACCCAATGGAAGG TAAAAAGGATTCTCTTCTGGCTCCTGCTATGAGTCTACTTAACAGTCCAGACGCAGATTTTGACACGGTCAGG GTTCTTCAACTCTTACCCGAGACCTGGTCCGTTGGCCTCATCTCGCGCTTCCTCTCTGAGGCGATTCGCTCCAGCACGCACGGCAGCCGAATGTCTCGTGTGGAGCACACCCTGACCCGGAGCGAGAACCTACACCTACGAAGCGAGATCGTCCACAACAGCCGCTGCCTCATCCCGATGAACGAGGATCGGACGTGTCAAGTCTGCCAGAGGCCGTTCAGCGAGCCAACGTTTGTGCGGTATCCGAACGGGGTCATCACGCATACGCAGTGCGCGAGGAATAAAGCGGTGTGTCCGGTGACGGGAAGGCTGTTCAGTA